A genomic region of Lagenorhynchus albirostris chromosome 18, mLagAlb1.1, whole genome shotgun sequence contains the following coding sequences:
- the CYSLTR2 gene encoding cysteinyl leukotriene receptor 2 — protein MERKPVSLAPSISISEMEPNVNFSNHSSNRNCTIETFKREFYPIVYLAIFIWGALGNGFSIYVFLQPHKKSTSVNIFMLNLAISDLLFTATLPFRVDYYLRGSNWIFGDLTCRIMSFSMYVNMYSSIYFLTVLSVVRFLATVHPLRLLHATSVRNAWILCGTIWIFIMGSSTLLLKNGSELKGDVTSCLELNPNKATKLKTMNHIALVVGFLLPFCTLSICYLLIIRALLKVEVPELGLRPSHRKALTTIIIALIIFLLCFLPYHILRTLHLVEWKVDKCKESLHKAVAVTLALAAANSCFNPLLYYFAGENFKDRLKSTLRKCHSHQTKCSFPVCVCG, from the coding sequence ATGGAGAGAAAACCTGTGTCCTTAGCTCCGTCCATCTCCATATCAGAAATGGAACCCAACGTCAACTTCAGCAATCACAGTAGCAACAGGAACTGTACGATTGAAACCTTCAAGAGAGAATTTTACCCCATCGTGTACCTGGCAATATTTATCTGGGGAGCCTTGGGGAATGgcttttctatatatgttttCCTGCAACCTCATAAGAAGTCCACATCTGTGAACATTTTCATGCTAAATCTGGCCATTTCCGATCTCTTGTTCACAGCCACACTGCCCTTCAGGGTTGACTATTATCTCAGAGGCTCCAATTGGATATTCGGGGACCTAACCTGCAGAATTATGTCTTTTTCTATGTATGTCAACATGTACAGCAGCATTTATTTCCTGACTGTGTTGAGTGTTGTGCGTTTCCTGGCAACGGTTCACCCGCTGCGGCTCCTTCATGCCACTAGCGTCAGGAATGCCTGGATTTTATGTGGGACCATATGGATCTTTATCATGGGCTCCTCAACACTGCTGCTGAAAAATGGCTCTGAGCTGAAGGGCGATGTCACCTCGTGCTTGGAGCTGAATCCCAATAAAGCCACTAAGCTGAAGACCATGAACCACATTGCCTTGGTGGTGGGCTTTCTGCTGCCATTCTGCACGCTCAGCATCTGTTACCTGCTGATCATTCGAGCTTTGTTAAAGGTGGAGGTCCCAGAATTAGGGCTGCGTCCTTCTCACAGGAAAGCGCTAACCACCATCATCATTGCCTTGATCATCTTCCTCCTGTGCTTCCTGCCCTATCATATACTGAGAACCCTCCACTTAGTCGAGTGGAAAGTGGATAAATGCAAAGAGAGTCTGCATAAAGCTGTGGCCGTCACACTGGCTTTGGCAGCGGCCAACAGCTGCTTCAACCCTTTGCTCTATTACTTTGCTGGCGAGAATTTTAAGGACAGACTAAAGTCTACACTCAGGAAATGTCATTCACACCAAACAAAGTGCagctttcctgtgtgtgtgtgtggttaa